The DNA region CGGCGCGCAGATGCTGGGGCTGGCAACCGGGGCATGGGGTTACGCGGCGCAGTGGGCCAGAGAACGGAAACAGTTTGGCAAGGCGCTGGTGGAGTTTCAGGCAATGCAGTTTCAGTTGGCGGAGATGGCGACTGAGATCGAAGCGGCGCGTTTGATGGTCTACAACGCCGCCCGGCTAAAGGATGCAGGTGCGGACTTTTTAAAAGAGGCTGCCATGTGCAAGTACTTTGCTTCGCAGGTGGCGGAGCGGGTGGCGAGTCTGGCGGTGGAGGTCTTCGGCGGGTCCGGATTTGTTAAGGACTATCCGGTGGAGAAGCTCTATCGCGATGCAAAGATCGGGAAGATTTATGAAGGAACCTCATTTATGCAGCTGGCCACGATTGCGAAGTTACTGCTTTAACTGCGTTCCCCGTAAAGCGCAATTTTAAGAGGTCGATCGTTTTACACTAGTGGTCAGGCCTCTTAAAACATGACAAAGACTTCCAGTGCAGCATCCCGCGCGCCGCTGCCCTTTCTTGGGCTGGCGTGTGCCGTGGGCGTTTCCACCATGTATTACAACCAGCCGCTGTTGCTTGAGATGGGGCACACCTATGGGGCGACTGCAGGGCGCACCGGGTTTGTCGCGGTGGCCACGCAGGTCGGCTATGCGATGGGGCTGCTGTTTTTCGTTCCCCTCGGCGATCTGCTGGAGCGGCGCGCACTGATGATGCGGATGTTTGCTGCGGTTGCGGTGGCGCTGGTGCTGGTCGCGTTGGCGCCGAGTTTGAGCTGGCTGATTGCCGGCAGCGTTTTGATTGGGATGTTTGCTTCGGTGACGCACGTGGTATTACCGATTGCCCCGGACCTGGTATCGGATGAGCAGCGGGGGCGTGCGATCGGCATTGTGATGACCGGGCTTCTGCTGGGCATCCTGCTGGCGCGGACGTTCGCCGGTTGGGTCAGCAACGTTACTGGGTGGCGTTATGTGTTTGTTATTGCGGCGGTGATGAATGCGGCGTTTGTGCCTCTATTGTGGCGGGTGATGCCGAAGCTGCCGCCGAAGCAGAAGCTGAGGTATAGGGATGCGATGAAGTCGCTGTGGACGCTGTATCGGACACAACCATTGCTGCGAGAGTCGAGTGAGCTGGGAGCGCTGGTGTTTGCTTCGTTCAGTTGCTTTTGGACGACGCTTGCATTTCTCCTGTACAGCCACTACGGGATGGGGGCTGGGATTGCCGGAACGTTTGGCATCGTGGGCGCGGCAGGTGCGATGGTCGCTCCGATTGCAGGACGGATGTCGGACAAGCATGGCTCGCGGTGGGTGGTTTCAGTGGGGATGTCGCTGCTGGCGGTTTCGTACCTGCTCCTCTGGGGCGAGGAGAGTGCGCGGATTTCGACGACGCTGCATATGATGGCGCTGGTGGTTGGTGTAGTGGTGCTGGATATGGGCGCGCAGATGACCCAGGTGGCAAATCAGACCCGGATCTTTGGGCTGGATGCGTCGGCGCGGAGTCGATTGAATACCGTATATATGACGGTCTATTTCACCGGCGCAGCGGTCGGGTCGGCGCTGGCGACGCTGGCATGGGTGCATTGGAAGTGGAATGGGGTGAGCGTGCTGGCGCTGGGACTTATCGGACTGGCCTTCGTTCGTCACGCGATGGGCGACAAGGGCGGGAATGGGTTGGAACATCGTCCTCTGACGATCGAAGACGAACTGATGGAAGCCTGAGTGCCTAGCGAAGGCGCTCGCATGGAAGACGGCGGCAGAGGAATGGTATCGTCATCGGGATGTTGATGAGACCCATTGTTTCGTTGCGAAACAAAAAAGGATCGACCTGATGCTGACTCAGAGGCTGAGATTTATTGGGGCTGGTGTACTTTTTCTTCTTCCCTTCGCGACGAGCGCGGCCGCGGAGATTCGTCTACCGCACCTCTTCAGCGACCATACCGTGCTACAGCGCGAGGCTCCCATCCATATATGGGGATGGTCGCAGCCGGAGGAGAAGGTTACGGTCCGGTTTCATGCGCAGACACGGTCTGCGGAGGCGAATGCGGAGGGCGAGTGGAGCTTGTGGCTGATGCCGGAGCAGGCAGGTGGACCGTATACGCTGACAGCGCAGGGCAGTTCAGGCGGTGTGGACTCCGCAGTCACTTTTTCGGACATCCTTGTAGGCGACGTGTGGGTGGCATCGGGCCAGTCGAATATGGAGTTTCCCCTGAAAGGTTTTGGGGGAAATACTGTGCTGAAGAACGGCGCACAGGAGATCGCTCAGGCCACCGTGCCGCAGGTGAGGCTCTTGCGAATCGAGCATAAGAGCTCGGATATCCCGGTGGAGGATGTCGATGGTACGTGGACGCTGTGCACCCCGGAGACGGCGGCGAATTTCTCCGCCGTCGCTTACTTCTTTGGCAGGGAGATTAGCCAGAAGGAGC from Edaphobacter paludis includes:
- a CDS encoding MFS transporter, encoding MTKTSSAASRAPLPFLGLACAVGVSTMYYNQPLLLEMGHTYGATAGRTGFVAVATQVGYAMGLLFFVPLGDLLERRALMMRMFAAVAVALVLVALAPSLSWLIAGSVLIGMFASVTHVVLPIAPDLVSDEQRGRAIGIVMTGLLLGILLARTFAGWVSNVTGWRYVFVIAAVMNAAFVPLLWRVMPKLPPKQKLRYRDAMKSLWTLYRTQPLLRESSELGALVFASFSCFWTTLAFLLYSHYGMGAGIAGTFGIVGAAGAMVAPIAGRMSDKHGSRWVVSVGMSLLAVSYLLLWGEESARISTTLHMMALVVGVVVLDMGAQMTQVANQTRIFGLDASARSRLNTVYMTVYFTGAAVGSALATLAWVHWKWNGVSVLALGLIGLAFVRHAMGDKGGNGLEHRPLTIEDELMEA